The nucleotide window ACCTCGGCGTTCGAGTGCCGGCAACCACGATGCGCAGGTTCTGGACGATGATCGCGCACTACCACGGACAGTACTGGAATGCCTCCGAACTGGCCCGCTCGCTGGGTGTCAGTCGTCCGACAATCGATCGCTACCTGGATGCACTGACAGATGCCCTGGTGGTTCGGCAACTGCAACCCTGGTACGCAAACCTTGCCAAGCGACAGGTCCGGGCTCCGAAGGTGTACGTCCGTGATCCCGGCTTGCTGCACAGGTTGCTGCAGATCACGGATCGAGAGGATCTGCTCGGTCACCCCAAAGCCGGCGCCAGTTGGGAAGGCTTCATTATCGAGCAGTTCCTCGCTGCCGCTGGCGTAGCCGATCCCCACTTCTGGGCAACCCACAGTGGTGCCGAGATCGATCTTGTCTTCAGCCGGAAGCATCAACGGATCGGGCTCGAGGTAAAGCTCAGTGACCATCCGCGGATGACGCCGTCGATCCGCAACGCGATCGCAGACCTCGAACTGGACCTGGTGCTCGTTGTGCATGCCGGCGCTGACACCTATCCGCTGGCCGATCGTGTCACGGCTGTTGCCGCTGCAGATCTGCTGTCCGGCTCGATGGCTGACTTCTGACCCGCCGCCGTCTGGGATCAGCTCGGTCTTGATCATTCCGTGCTGGTCATCGCCTCCGCTCGGGTCTGGATCTCTTGTACGACCGAAGGATCGGCCAGGGTGGTGGTGTCGCCCAGCTCGCGGTTCTCGGCGACGTCGCGCAGCAGCCGGCGCATGATCTTGCCCGACCTGGTCTTCGGCAGCTCCGGAGTGAACACGATGTTGGCGGGCTTGGCGATCGCGCCGATCACCTTGGCCACGTGATCACGCAGCTCGGTCGCCTTCTGCTGCGAACCTTCCGCGCCGCCCTTCAGCGTCACGTAGGCGACGACGGCCTGCCCGGTCAGCGCATCCTGCCGGCTGGTCACCGCCGCCTCGGCCACCTCGGGATGATCAACCAGCGCACTCTCGATCTCGATCGTGGACAGTCGGTGCCCGGACACGTTCATCACGTCGTCGATCCGGCCCATCAGCCAGTAGTCGCCGTCGGCGTCCACCCGGCAGCCGTCGCCGGCCAGATACACCCCCGGGAATTTGCTCCAGTAGACCTGCCGATATCGGTCGTCGTCGTGATACAGCCCGCGCAGCATCGCCGGCCACGGGTTCTTGATCACCAAGTAGCCGGCCGTGGTGCCCGGTTCGATCTCGGTCCCGTTCTCGTCCACCACCGCTGCTCGGATTCCCGGGAACGGCCGGGAAGCCGAACCGGGCTTGAGAGTTGACACTCCGGGCAGCGGAGTGATCAACACCATCCCGGTCTCGGTCTGCCACCAGGTGTCGACCACCGGCGTCTTTCCGCCACCGATGTGATCGCGATACCAGATCCATGCCTCCGGGTTGATCGGCTCGCCCACCGAACCGAGCAGACGCAGCGACGACAGGTCGTGCCGTTCGGCATACTCCGGGCCCCACTTCATGTGCGAGCGCACCGCGGTCGGTGCGGTGTAGAGCACCGACACCCGGTAGCGCTCGACGATGTCCCACCAGCGATCCTTGTCCGGGAAGTCCGGC belongs to Microlunatus elymi and includes:
- a CDS encoding ATP-binding protein; this encodes MQFSRYCRRMIGRPEDEARLQSALGRSPVVVLSGPRQVGKSTLARMVVDPPRANTFDLEDPRDLSRLGDPTLTLSGLEGTVVIDEAQHRGDLFPILRVLVDEDRRPGRFLVLGSASPDLIGLASESLAGRVTVLELPGLRLDDVGVSHLDQLWLRGGLPLSYLAASDQLSAQWRDDYVATFLERDLGNLGVRVPATTMRRFWTMIAHYHGQYWNASELARSLGVSRPTIDRYLDALTDALVVRQLQPWYANLAKRQVRAPKVYVRDPGLLHRLLQITDREDLLGHPKAGASWEGFIIEQFLAAAGVADPHFWATHSGAEIDLVFSRKHQRIGLEVKLSDHPRMTPSIRNAIADLELDLVLVVHAGADTYPLADRVTAVAAADLLSGSMADF